Within Bicyclus anynana chromosome 24, ilBicAnyn1.1, whole genome shotgun sequence, the genomic segment atataactaaccgaaaattccgactttcagatgggtggattttaggttgaatttcatatggattgatttatttattaggtatattaaaaatataaaaaaaaaatattatgaaaaaatacaaccgacttcaaaatgttaacgtacccacgaaactaaaaagggaaagataacattattatattttctacttattgatcattttgaagtcgctgccaagcccgtctgatgttgacttaagtcgttactgaaaaaaacacatgacagacaaaaataatgtctgagaaacaaaaatctttacgatagggtacaccttgaattaatagattgaatacactggcttggcagaaaatataatgatattatttttcccttttttaattttgtgggtacgttaatattttcaagtcggttgtatatatttttttaaattataatttgttttttctcaattaggtccttcaactattttaaaatcaaaaatctccatttaaaattgccactgactttatgaaaaaatattcgtatgcggaaataatgtcgctgctatgtccaacgttttcatgtatgtagatttacttcttctccatggagtataatatattctttggtgctgtgttaataaagatacacatttattttatttataagccacaaaggacacaaataataaaattaaaaaatatgtacataattatcgacaagttataatttcatgtatctttcccgtctcttcaattcatagacaatctagcattacgaaatgtcaaattcgcaacattttcgttaatctgtagaaataaaacttgttgtgatttcgtttttagtgaaataaatgtgatataatagttaattacaagcagtttttatgtaatttgcGGTGTGtgcgttaaatgaagtgatgtgtatataaatgatttagtttaaacagacggtttgtgagaaatatgtgaatgtcgtgacgacggatctttgtttaccttttttgccatgtaaggaaaaaaatactatacgcATTTTGAGTGTAAGTGACATACGGctagtaaccatagcaacacgtTGACGTCATTGCAATCGCGTAcgaatttttcaattatttgtcattttttacgtacctactaacttaaaataatggacatcattttttttttgtaacatacCTACTGGGCCTAAGACGGTCTGTttcctttgattttttttcaaatagatttttatgtaggtatctactttTTCTGAATCAATAAACCTCCTTTTTTGCCATTTTAGCCTCCATTTTAGCCACGGTAAAGAAACTGGATatatatcttagattgcatcatcacttaccatcaggtgagattgtagaaaaAAACTGGACTCACGCTGGAATATTGCTGTATCTACTACCCACTTCTAACTTCTGTCTTTCtgacaaattataatatttaaaaaaaaggaatgaaAAATATCTCCGAAAAGAGTACTTAGACTAAGAGTCGTATGCTAACTTCAATAACTGGTTAGAAAAACTGTTTTAAataaccccctacaataccacaaactttacctctttataatatttgtatagataataataattataactattttcTTCTATTATTTTCCTCTGTAGTTGCTAATAGATATCTGAGGTCTCAATTGAATGTTAAGGTTTGACGCCACACtggaaacaaaacaaaatatactataacTTTTGAATGTCATTAATGTGATAATTAGTCTAGACTCTTGACTTGATTTGACTTGACTTTACCTGTCTTTTTCATAATTCGTAGTCCACTTTATATAGCGACGTAGAATTATGAAACCTTTCCCATTCTTTGGTTGTTCGCACATGGAACGTCTTCTAGGAGACCTTCTGTCAGTGTGCCTTAAAACACAAcacaatttttacaatttaccatcatcatcgtcatcattatcaccatcaacatcatcattccAACCCCATTCCTCCCCTCTCACTCCCAACGACTAACTGGTCACTTTAATGTATTAACTCAATACAATActagaaataaagaaaaggaagaaaagtttattcagaatacacatcatacaaaggaaagagagaaaaaaacaataattaaaatacattgcaactagCATGATGCGATCCTACAAGGGTCTCCACTCAGGATATTACAGTGTCCGTGAGGAAACCGCGCTGATATTCCGTGGAGCCgttaaggtgacgtttggacgtTTGGTATCCAGATGTGCGGAACGTCTCTAGACAAACttcaacaaatattaaaaagaatcaCACCAAGTCCTCATCATGCACTGTATGAAGTATTTGTTCTTTTCGGTGCTGGTGTAGAGGAAGGGGCCGACGCAGTGTGACTGGCGGTTGACACGGAACACAGACGCCACTCTGATCACGTGCTCTGTGCCATTGATCCACGTGACTGACTGACAACTGGTCACTCTAATGTATTAACGCAATACAATACTCACACCAAGTCCTCAAGGATGCACTGTATAAAGTATTTGTTCTTGGTGTAGAGGAAGGGGCCGACGCAGTGTGACTGGCGGTCAACACGGACATAGATGCCATTCCGATCACGTGATCGGAATGGCATCTATGTGCCATTAATCCACGTGACCGGCTAACAACTGGTCACTCTAATGTATCAACTCAATACAATACTCACACCAAGTCCTCAAGGATGCACTGTATGAAGTCTTTGTTCTTAGCGGTGCTGGTGTAGAGGAAGGGACCGACGCAGTGCGACTGGCGGTCGACGCGGAACACAGAAGCCACTCCGATCACGTGCTCCGTGCCATTGATCCAAGTGACCAGAGGACCACCGTGGTCGTTCTGTggccaatcaaaaatattttcttttatagtaaaattttGTGGAACAAATAACTATGTTTGAAACGTACGTATTTGCTAGAACCTCATATGCCTATACCGGAATGTGTAACATTCAAATCAGATCAAATTTCATTTCCGTACGTCGTATAGTTTTTCCTGTAAAAAGTTTTCCAGGCAtagaaaattaacaattttacaGATTTAGTTCTCATCGCTATTTTGTCGCCTGGTTTCTTTGTTGATTACGCAACTAGTAAACCTGTATTCTGAAGCTaatccatatattttttcaagaatgGCATTCATAGTCTGACGAGAAATGAAAAAATCTCACCATAATGCGAAAAAAATGCACTCATTTCTTCCATTAGCATATTAAACAcatgactaaataaaaaaaatgtggtcCTTAAAATGTCAATAAGGTCATTCTGTCATCTCTACAGAGTGCGTTTCGAATTCATCTGTATCCCTCTCTATCTAAAGAATGGTGTTGGACCGAGAAAGAAAGTAACTCGTAGAAACGAATTAAAGACCTACAatctaaagttattaaaatatctttacaGAAAAGCGCTGCCGGTATTTTTATCTGTTCGGGTTAAATCTGTAGTATTTTTAGGAATGATATACCTGACAGATGCCTTTTCTTCTAAATTCCGTGATTTCACTCCAATTTCTATGAGAATCATCCGTATAGTTTTGTTGTACCTTTATGTTGGTAAATTGTTTTCTATCCACAGTATTACTAGTATTGTAGGGTACCTGGagttacaaataatttataatttaagctCGCTGCATACATATCTAACGTTTTTTATCTTTCACTAAGAAAACCACAATTGACCCAGCCagctaggacctccgtcttgtaaatccaccgcgcataccactgcgtcacggaaaACTATATATTAGTTTCTAGCAACTTAACAACAAACTAGAAactataaatacaatataacttCAAACTGGAGTAACTACATTAAAGTCGGCGCTCGTAGATTTTGTAGAACTTCAGTCTGGAACGTTCAATGCGAACAAACACAATGGTACAGAGCACCTACGATAATTGGCCATTACACAGAGCTTCACAAGAGCTGAACTAAGGAGCCTCTGTTATACAATGAGAGCCGGTAATAGCCGGACATTctgcattttatgaaggctgaaagtcagCCCATGTATGGTAGCTAGGGGTtgatgtcgtcatcaacccatattcggctcactgctgagctcgagtctcccctcagaatgagaggggtaaggccaatacggaccacgctggcccaatacggattggcataTAGGATTGTGTCAtggtcaatcaatcaatcaatcaatcaatcaatttatttctttgcagatacatgcattatttatacaggtggtcggtagatgtagatggtaaatgtatcttgccaattaggcatgcaaattatttattaagtatttaatttacatctctacaattaaaatatatatgaaaataacaataatatcaacttaaatactcatttacactgtagaatgcctgttgagttaggtatttatataaattatttataaagcaatttatattcttttctttcctaatttcttttggtaacttattaaaaattcttactgccgcaatgaataaactattatggtacagagtagttttatgttgttcgcatctaaatttatcattgtcgcgtttattttcataaggtataaatatttttttgttattaactacaaacatgactacttcataaatatataatgatggtaccgtaatatatttatttttttgaagaatgaggtcattattaaataatcaatacataaaaaacGAAAATTGACATTTTATTCCCCGGGAATGGCTTACCTGTGTTTTGTTAAGATTTTCATAGATTTCTCCATCATTTAGTTTGCGTGATTTAATTACGCCATACTCGTCGATTATCCCGCCGTGGTATGTACAAATCATAAAGTCCTCTATCTGCTGACCCATTTTGGGATCTGTAAAGGATTTCTTGCACTCTTCCGTATCCAATATTGATACTGAGGCGTACCGAAGCTCGCTTTGATTCAAATCCGTTGTGGAATTTGgcttaaaaata encodes:
- the LOC112055639 gene encoding uncharacterized protein LOC112055639 is translated as MYAVAGTEKYVKADELDHDKCTQAWRRKVVYTCVPAIYNLEYGDVVKWSYDDVAVVKVEKPFIFDDRHWSECSYSPAPILVNFDVNFEKPGTNAIVMGWGHTSEWRSPNSTTDLNQSELRYASVSILDTEECKKSFTDPKMGQQIEDFMICTYHGGIIDEYGVIKSRKLNDGEIYENLNKTQVPYNTSNTVDRKQFTNIKVQQNYTDDSHRNWSEITEFRRKGICQNDHGGPLVTWINGTEHVIGVASVFRVDRQSHCVGPFLYTSTAKNKDFIQCILEDLVHTDRRSPRRRSMCEQPKNGKGFIILRRYIKWTTNYEKDSVASNLNIQLRPQISISNYRGK